In Hyla sarda isolate aHylSar1 chromosome 12, aHylSar1.hap1, whole genome shotgun sequence, a genomic segment contains:
- the LOC130296717 gene encoding protein spinster homolog 1-like, translating into MASPQDPLLKEEEEAMEDHSDMDVEKGDIPERQNLPSLSVMSTARSIITVVILAFVNLLIYANRSSVAGVLPYIQKAYDTNASLSGLLNTLFIGSYVLVAPIAGYLGDHCNKKYTVCAGVIVWLSMTLTLSFIPDGYFLLFLLTSGLVGAGEATFCTIAPSIIADLFTSDQRTRMLNVFYSVIPVGCGLGYIIGPKVTDAARGDWHWAFRVTPGLGLIAVALMILVTKELPRTTTNGKKNNKSQKFAKWATDLKKLFKNRSFMLTTMGSTAVSFIVGAIGVWGPSYLTHARTLLQEKDPCRAEPCDYHDILIFGVVTVVSGILGVVAGTEISKRYRKSNPRADPLVCGCAMMLSAPFLLLALTFGNISLVATNIFIFIGETLLSVNFTLISDIILKVVTPWRRSSALAVQMTIYHLLGDAGSPYLIGLISDTYERGYAKSPLLKYRSLEYALMTCTIMAVIGGAFFMATALYIERDEKEAEMESEPPSSSSSSLLPADEDRASD; encoded by the coding sequence atggcctctccacaagacccattgctgaaggaggaggaagaagcaatggaggaccatagtgatatggatgtagaaaagggcgatatccctgagaggcagaacctgccatctctaagcgtaatgtccaccgcacgttccatcatcaccgtagtgatcctcgcctttgttaatttgctcatctatgcaaatcgctccagcgtggcgggggtgctgccttatatacagaaagcatatgacaccaatgctagtctgtccggcttattgaatacattgttcattggaagctacgtgctggtcgcaccaattgccggatatttgggcgaccactgtaataagaaatatactgtttgcgcaggagtcatcgtttggctgagcatgacacttaccctgtcattcatccctgacgggtacttcctgctcttcctgctgacgagtggactggttggagccggagaggcgactttctgcaccatcgccccctccatcattgcagacctttttacaagtgaccagcggacccgcatgctgaacgtgttttactccgtcatacctgtaggctgcggactaggatacatcatcgggcccaaagtgactgatgcagcaaggggcgattggcactgggcatttcgggtcacccctggcctgggcctcatagctgtggctttgatgattttggtcacaaaggagcttccaagaacaactacaaacgggaagaagaacaacaaatcccagaagtttgccaaatgggcgacagatctgaaaaaactatttaaaaatcgaagcttcatgttaaccaccatgggatcgacggctgtatccttcatagtgggagccataggtgtatggggtccgtcatacctgacccacgcacgaacactcctacaagagaaggacccttgccgtgctgaaccgtgtgactatcacgacattctaatatttggtgtggttacagtcgtttccggcattctgggagttgtagcagggacggagataagtaaaagatatcgcaaatccaacccacgggcggacccgcttgtgtgtggatgcgcgatgatgctctctgccccttttcttctgttggcattgacttttggcaacatcagccttgttgccaccaacatcttcatcttcatcggagagacgcttctgtcagtaaatttcaccctcatatctgacatcatactaaaagtagtaactccgtggaggagatcttcagccctggccgtgcagatgacaatctatcacctcctaggtgatgccggcagcccgtacctcatcggcctgatatctgacacctacgaacgaggatatgccaaatcccctcttctgaaataccgcagcctggagtatgccctcatgacctgcaccataatggcagtcatcggaggggccttcttcatggccacggccctatatatagagagggacgaaaaagaagcagagatggaatcagaacctccgtcatcctcctcctcctcactgcttcctgccgatgaggaccgcgcttcagactga